In Vigna radiata var. radiata cultivar VC1973A chromosome 3, Vradiata_ver6, whole genome shotgun sequence, the following proteins share a genomic window:
- the LOC106757360 gene encoding calmodulin-binding protein 60 G isoform X1, translated as MAPKRNCDEEDHHNNDDTHLQTVAKRRRDGTIDHSLLAALEPVLRKLMEELIPPMLERHVSPCCRFCHNHQGGSSGGRAYQLCFVNGLPQVIFTMANLTAEDGGSLEIELRDAASQQRVDTEEFSSMKAQIYVLDGAFESQDWTAEEFDGNIVKPREGKAPLLRGQTVIKIEKGVGFIDKKRLKITDNSSTTRSKTFRLGVKIVGTNSHGVGIREAISEPFRVKDKRGESARKSERPALNDEVWRLRNIGKAGELRKQLSQNRIKTVKDLLRWDTIGLLRKKFSKINAWDKIIEHAKECELDDSERYLYTYRATEPEKSVSLVFNCIYELVEVIINGQHRSLQSLNSEEERLVGRMKVEAYSNLEHLEPIAATPTTHDDLVSKLTGTQAVSYSAAYQGLQLPDHQDAGQLESSTSIANDPWPFFFEDEQPNFLYYACDVDDDYGGGGGSCSKGSSFLPNTAEYMSRKGKAKTVWQKVRNAFKLLIHPNMA; from the exons ATGGCACCAAAAAGAAACTGTGACGAGGAGGATCATCACAATAACGACGACACCCATCTTCAAACTGTTGCTAAAAGGAGACGCGACGGGACCATCGATCATTCGCTTCT TGCCGCTTTGGAACCTGTTCTTCGCAAATTG ATGGAGGAGTTGATTCCTCCTATGCTAGAGCGTCACGTGTCCCCGTG TTGTCGATTTTGCCATAACCATCAGGGTGGCAGTTCCGGAGGCAGAGCTTACCAATTGTGCTTCGTCAATGGATTGCCTCAAGTAATTTTCACCATGGCCAATCTCACAGCTGAGGACGGTGGTTCACTTGAAATTGAGCTGCGGGATGCTGCATCGCAGCAACGCGTTGACACAGAGGAATTTTCGAGCATGAAGGCTCAGATCTATGTGCTGGATGGTGCTTTTGAAAGTCAGGACTGGACTGCAGAGGAATTTGATGGCAACATTGTGAAACCAAGAGAGGGGAAGGCACCATTACTCAGAGGACAAACggttattaaaattgaaaaaggggTTGGTTTTATCGATAAGAAGAGGCTTAAGATTACTGATAACTCTAGCACCACAAGAAGCAAAACGTTTCGGTTGGGAGTTAAAATCGTGGGAACTAACTCCCATGGAGTAGGAATCAGGGAAGCCATAAGCGAACCCTTCAGGGTCAAGGATAAACGTGGAGAGT CGGCAAGGAAATCCGAGCGTCCAGCCTTGAACGATGAAGTATGGCGTCTGAGGAACATTGGAAAAGCGGGTGAGCTTCGCAAGCAGCTTTCCCAGAATAGAATAAAGACTGTGAAGGATCTTTTGCGGTGGGACACAATCGGTTTATTACGGAAg AAATTCAGCAAGATTAATGCATGGGACAAAATCATTGAACATGCTAAAGAATGTGAACTAGATGATTCTGAGCGCTACTTGTATACGTATCGTGCCACGGAACCAGAGAAATCTGTTTCCCTTGTCTTTAACTGCATCTATGAGCTTGTGGAGGTCATTATTAACGGCCAACATCGTTCTCTGCAATCTCTGAATTCGGAGGAGGag CGTTTGGTGGGAAGAATGAAGGTGGAAGCATACTCAAATCTGGAGCATCTGGAGCCAATTGCTGCCACACCAACAACACATGATGACTTAGTGTCGAAGTTAACAGGTACACAGGCGGTGTCATACAGTGCTGCATATCAAGGTCTGCAACTGCCTGATCACCAAG ATGCAGGTCAATTGGAATCATCAACATCAATTGCAAATGATCCCTGGCCGTTCTTCTTCGAAGATGAGCAAccaaattttttatactatgcatgtgatgttgatgatgactatggaggaggaggaggatcATGTAGCAAAGGCAGCTCCTTTTTGCCTAACACTGCTGAGTATATGTCAAGAAAAGGGAAAGCCAAGACGGTTTGGCAGAAAGTCAGAAATGCTTTCAAACTCCTCATACATCCGAATATGGCTTAA
- the LOC106757360 gene encoding calmodulin-binding protein 60 G isoform X2 — protein sequence MAPKRNCDEEDHHNNDDTHLQTVAKRRRDGTIDHSLLAALEPVLRKLMEELIPPMLERHVSPCCRFCHNHQGGSSGGRAYQLCFVNGLPQVIFTMANLTAEDGGSLEIELRDAASQQRVDTEEFSSMKAQIYVLDGAFESQDWTAEEFDGNIVKPREGKAPLLRGQTVIKIEKGVGFIDKKRLKITDNSSTTRSKTFRLGVKIVGTNSHGVGIREAISEPFRVKDKRGESARKSERPALNDEVWRLRNIGKAGELRKQLSQNRIKTVKDLLRWDTIGLLRKKFSKINAWDKIIEHAKECELDDSERYLYTYRATEPEKSVSLVFNCIYELVEVIINGQHRSLQSLNSEEERLVGRMKVEAYSNLEHLEPIAATPTTHDDLVSKLTGTQAVSYSAAYQGLQLPDHQGQLESSTSIANDPWPFFFEDEQPNFLYYACDVDDDYGGGGGSCSKGSSFLPNTAEYMSRKGKAKTVWQKVRNAFKLLIHPNMA from the exons ATGGCACCAAAAAGAAACTGTGACGAGGAGGATCATCACAATAACGACGACACCCATCTTCAAACTGTTGCTAAAAGGAGACGCGACGGGACCATCGATCATTCGCTTCT TGCCGCTTTGGAACCTGTTCTTCGCAAATTG ATGGAGGAGTTGATTCCTCCTATGCTAGAGCGTCACGTGTCCCCGTG TTGTCGATTTTGCCATAACCATCAGGGTGGCAGTTCCGGAGGCAGAGCTTACCAATTGTGCTTCGTCAATGGATTGCCTCAAGTAATTTTCACCATGGCCAATCTCACAGCTGAGGACGGTGGTTCACTTGAAATTGAGCTGCGGGATGCTGCATCGCAGCAACGCGTTGACACAGAGGAATTTTCGAGCATGAAGGCTCAGATCTATGTGCTGGATGGTGCTTTTGAAAGTCAGGACTGGACTGCAGAGGAATTTGATGGCAACATTGTGAAACCAAGAGAGGGGAAGGCACCATTACTCAGAGGACAAACggttattaaaattgaaaaaggggTTGGTTTTATCGATAAGAAGAGGCTTAAGATTACTGATAACTCTAGCACCACAAGAAGCAAAACGTTTCGGTTGGGAGTTAAAATCGTGGGAACTAACTCCCATGGAGTAGGAATCAGGGAAGCCATAAGCGAACCCTTCAGGGTCAAGGATAAACGTGGAGAGT CGGCAAGGAAATCCGAGCGTCCAGCCTTGAACGATGAAGTATGGCGTCTGAGGAACATTGGAAAAGCGGGTGAGCTTCGCAAGCAGCTTTCCCAGAATAGAATAAAGACTGTGAAGGATCTTTTGCGGTGGGACACAATCGGTTTATTACGGAAg AAATTCAGCAAGATTAATGCATGGGACAAAATCATTGAACATGCTAAAGAATGTGAACTAGATGATTCTGAGCGCTACTTGTATACGTATCGTGCCACGGAACCAGAGAAATCTGTTTCCCTTGTCTTTAACTGCATCTATGAGCTTGTGGAGGTCATTATTAACGGCCAACATCGTTCTCTGCAATCTCTGAATTCGGAGGAGGag CGTTTGGTGGGAAGAATGAAGGTGGAAGCATACTCAAATCTGGAGCATCTGGAGCCAATTGCTGCCACACCAACAACACATGATGACTTAGTGTCGAAGTTAACAGGTACACAGGCGGTGTCATACAGTGCTGCATATCAAGGTCTGCAACTGCCTGATCACCAAG GTCAATTGGAATCATCAACATCAATTGCAAATGATCCCTGGCCGTTCTTCTTCGAAGATGAGCAAccaaattttttatactatgcatgtgatgttgatgatgactatggaggaggaggaggatcATGTAGCAAAGGCAGCTCCTTTTTGCCTAACACTGCTGAGTATATGTCAAGAAAAGGGAAAGCCAAGACGGTTTGGCAGAAAGTCAGAAATGCTTTCAAACTCCTCATACATCCGAATATGGCTTAA